GACTGGGACCGCTGAGCGCGGCAGACTCCCCTCATGGGCACGCATCCCCGGATGTACAGCGACGACGACCTGTACCTCGCCGAGCTGCGCGAGGTCTGCCTCGCCTTCCCCGAGTCGGTCGAGGTCGAGGCGTGGGGCTGGCCGACCTTCCGGGCCGGCAAGAAGATCTTCGCCCTGTTCGCCTCGGGCCGAGCCGACGGCACCTTCGGCGTGATCTTCAAGCCGGAAGAGGACGAGCGACCGGCTCTGGTCGACGATCCGCGGTTCTTCGCCCCGCCGTACTGGGGCCCCAGCGGGTGGCTGGAGCTCGAGCTCGACGCCGCGCCGGTGGACTGGGACGAGGTGCGGGAGCTGGCCGAGGGGTCCTACCGCCAGGTGGCGCTCACGCGGATGGTGAAGGCTCTCGACGCGCGCTGAGCGCCCGTCACCCGTCGAGGGCGATGGCCTCGTCCCAACCGATGCCGTCGGCGAGGCGAAGGCGCCACCGGTTG
This portion of the Actinomarinicola tropica genome encodes:
- a CDS encoding MmcQ/YjbR family DNA-binding protein, coding for MGTHPRMYSDDDLYLAELREVCLAFPESVEVEAWGWPTFRAGKKIFALFASGRADGTFGVIFKPEEDERPALVDDPRFFAPPYWGPSGWLELELDAAPVDWDEVRELAEGSYRQVALTRMVKALDAR